One window of Doryrhamphus excisus isolate RoL2022-K1 chromosome 13, RoL_Dexc_1.0, whole genome shotgun sequence genomic DNA carries:
- the LOC131140417 gene encoding AT-rich interactive domain-containing protein 4A-like isoform X1, whose product MKAADEPAYLTVGTDVSAKYRGAFCEAKIKTVKRLVKVKVTLKGESASQVVHDDQVKGPLRVGSTVEVKTNEGLCSEAVIGKLTDASLYTVVFDDGDEKTLRRTSLCLKGERHFAESETLDQLPLTNPEHFGTPVIGKKSNRGGRRASQALADEENESSSSEDDEEDRRRLNDELLGKVCSIKADSEPGSWFLALVVSPSCHDELVVKKDQCLVRSFSDCKFHTVARRHVHPLNSININKSELSNTHGFGAAQMFARRREIPDVWKMDMSQILDSSSSDDDGDHEQQKESEDDELDEEKRKKLIKEEQPEEEPDPEERDHFLQQLYKFMEDRGTPINKPPVLGYKDLNLFKLFRLVYQHGGCRKIESGTVWKQVYMDLGIPVLNSAASYNVKTAYKKYLYGFEEYCRSACITFRTVHHNNPRSPKAQSIPRPTRPEVGVATPKEEPPEDKDVQAESESESDKEELKERQTSPRGRRRCGGVATKMDMPVRPDKAAEENSDEPREARRRSNRHLDESERGSDEDDEEEDGEDEDDDDDEEELDEEEENELERRRAHRSEDDDDDNGDSVTGTKVRVKYGRGKTQKIYEAHIKKTDMDNGEHFYLVHYYGWNVRYDEWVKADRIIWPSEKGARKRTRKKVKNKEEPDEDKAIVPPAMKPMGAKRGRPQIRTTPTSAARRKTPSNEGRTNGKGVRTEPSMANGDNVSRGRRTRRASGMYDSDPASNEDSGNSSVDSESEEPPDKKPSPWQGRPINAGHHEGEQEPEVKEEEMSEPPVTLPCPSMLQEDPPKVVSQPEGVEQPPQEAVPPNEHMSVAQEVVSKAPSATQEVPVHLSPKLEKPPEASPPPPEDAEVEDVKSCPLSPPRLKVHRVNADTPPRISLCTSSPAPLSPTMAHTPPRSILKRPDEPMVVLHCLPTQHLPTEPPAAADSDTDSASEEEEEEEEDKKLGPDRKQEEVTPASPKTSATPPKMTTGITPKFLPSPLRGNEAGKSDQVVTKEEEEDRQVGTPPRSPHALVPAPSEEPQMDPEALVCHEVDLDDPDEKEKPAPSSETPLHPFLQVAVSSSAHSSEEFHTANHSLEQEVARVAGREEEDEEDDDEEEDDDDDAHSSPNFDGSQETKGQKRVTDSQCTVSPSAKKQKRNHKRVNTPAKVDNKNGTGHSSDSEDQSRLSSLSKPNKSPTPHTKDTKHSSASPHRTYKWTFQLGELDSMTSSERISFLQEKLQELRKYYMSLKSEVASIDRRRKRLKKKEREVSVSNTTASTSSGSSDTGMSPSSASPTQNTVAVECR is encoded by the exons ATGAAG gcAGCAGACGAGCCTGCCTACCTGACAGTGGGGACAGACGTAAGCGCCAAATACAGAGGGGCCTTCTGCGAGGCGAAGATCAAAACGGTGAAGAGACTGGTGAAGGTCAAG GTGACTCTGAAAGGTGAGAGCGCCAGTCAGGTGGTCCATGATGACCAGGTCAAAGGGCCACTGAGG GTGGGATCCACGGTGGAGGTGAAGACCAACGAGGGTTTATGTAGCGAGGCTGTCATCGGTAAGCTGACAGATGCCAGCCTCTACACTGTTG TGTTTGACGATGGCGACGAGAAGACACTGCGTCGTACGTCTTTGTGTCTGAAGGGCGAACGACACTTTGCAGAGAGCGAG ACTTTGGACCAGTTACCGCTCACCAACCCGGAACACTTCGGCACTCCGGTCATTGGAAAGAAGTCCAATCGCGGCGGACGGCGAGCCTCACAGGCTCT GGCCGACGAGGAGAATGAGTCTTCGTCCAGCGAAGATGACGAGGAGGACCGCAGGAGGCTGAACGATGAGCTCTTGGGCAAAGTTTGCAGCATCAAAGCGGACAGCGAGCCTGGCTCCTGGTTCCTGGCTCTG GTCGTGTCTCCCAGCTGCCACGATGAGCTGGTCGTGAAGAAGGATCAGTGCCTGGTCAGGTCTTTCAGTGACTGCAAGTT TCACACGGTGGCCAGGAGACACGTGCACCCCCTAAATTCCATCAACATCAACAAGTCTGAGCTTTCCAACACACACG GCTTTGGCGCTGCCCAGATGTTTGCCAGACGCAGGGAGATTCCTGACGTTTGGAAAATGGACATGAGTCAAATATTGGACTCATCCTCCAGTGACGATGATGGTGACCACGAACAGCAAAAAGAGAGTGAAGACGACGAGTTGGACGaagagaagaggaagaagctCATCAAGGAAGAG CAGCCAGAGGAGGAGCCAGATCCAGAGGAGCGGGATCACTTCCTGCAACAGCTCTACAAGTTCATGGAGGACAGAG GGACGCCCATCAACAAGCCTCCGGTTTTGGGTTATAAGGATTTGAACCTGTTCAAGCTTTTCCGTCTGGTGTATCAACATGGAGGCTGCCGCAAG atTGAGAGTGGCACGGTATGGAAGCAGGTCTACATGGATTTGGGCATTCCTGTCCTCAACTCTGCTGCATCCTACAACGTGAAGACTGCCTACAAGAA GTACCTGTACGGCTTTGAGGAGTATTGCCGCTCCGCCTGCATCACCTTCAGGACTGTCCATCATAACAACCCCCGCTCCCCCAAAGCGCAGTCCATTCCCAGGCCGACGAGGCCCGAGGTCGGTGTGGCCACACCGAAGGAAGAACCTCCGGAAGACAAGGACGTGCAGGCGGAGTCAGAGAGTGAAAGTGATAAGGAGGAGCTGAAGGAGAGACAGACGTCGCCGAGG GGGAGGCGGCGATGCGGCGGCGTGGCGACCAAGATGGACATGCCCGTCAGACCCGACAAGGCAGCTGAGGAAAACAGCGATGAGCCCAGGGAAGCCAGAAGGCGCAGCAACCGCCACCTAGATGAGTCTGAGAGGGGCTCAGATGAGGATGACGAAGAGGAGGATGGagaggatgaagatgatgacgacgacgaggaggagttggacgaggaagaggagaatGAGCTCGAGAGGAGGCGGGCACACAG AAGtgaggacgacgacgacgacaatGGCGACTCTGTGACGGGGACGAAGGTGAGGGTGAAGTACGGCCGAGGAAAAACCCAGAAGATCTACGAGGCTCACATCAAGAAGACCGACATGGACAACGGCGAGCACTTCTACTTGGTGCACTACTACGGCTGGAACGTCAG GTATGACGAATGGGTGAAGGCCGACCGCATCATCTGGCCTTCGGAGAAAGGAGCAAGAAAGAGAACCCGGAAGAAGGTGAAG AACAAAGAGGAGCCAGACGAGGACAAGGCGATCGTTCCGCCGGCTATGAAACCCATGGGAGCCAAGCGAGGTCGTCCTCAAATCAGGACTACGCCCACCAGCGCAGCCAGACGCAAGACGCCAAGTAATGAGGGGCGCACCAACGGAAAGGGCGTCCGGACGGAGCCCAGCATGGCCAACGGAGACA ATGTGTCCCGCGGCCGGAGGACCAGGAGGGCGTCTGGTATGTACGATTCAGACCCCGCGTCCAACG AGGATTCTGGGAACTCCTCGGTGGACAGCGAATCGGAGGAGCCGCCGGACAAAAAGCCGTCTCCATGGCAAGGGAGGCCCATCAATGCTGGCCATCACGAGGGGGAGCAGGAGCCTGaggtgaaggaggaggagatgagtGAGCCTCCCGTCACGCTGCCATGTCCCAGCATGCTTCAAGAAGATCCCCCAAAAGTCGTGAGCCAACCTGAAGGGGTGgagcagccaccacaggaagccgTCCCACCGAATGAACACATGTCTGTGGCCCAGGAAGTTGTCTCCAAGGCTCCGTCGGCCACACAGGAAGTGCCTGTCCACTTGTCCCCTAAGCTTGAGAAGCCTCCGGAGGCATCCCCTCCCCCACCGGAGGACGCGGAGGTGGAAGACGTCAAGAGTTGTCCCTTGTCGCCCCCGAGACTCAAAGTACACAGGGTCAATGCTGACACGCCTCCTAGAATCTCCCTGTGCACCTCCAGCCCTGCTCCTCTCTCCCCCACGATGGCACATACTCCGCCTCGCAGCATCCTGAAGAGACCCGATGAGCCCATGGTGGTCCTGCACTGCCTCCCCACGCAGCACCTCCCCACAGAGCCTCCCGCCGCCGCAGACTCCGACACAGACTCTGCCagcgaggaggaagaagaagaggaggaagacaaGAAGCTGGGTCCTgacagaaagcaggaagaggtCACGCCTGCCTCCCCCAAAACTTCTGCAACCCCACCCAAGATGACCACTGGAATTACTCCCAAATTCCTCCCTTCGCCGCTCCGCGGTAATGAGGCAGGCAAAAGCGACCAAGTGGTGacgaaagaggaggaggaggatagaCAAGTCGGAACACCTCCGCGCTCTCCTCATGCCCTCGTCCCCGCCCCCAGTGAGGAGCCACAGATGGATCCCGAGGCGCTGGTTTGTCACGAAGTGGACTTGGACGACCCGGATGAGAAGGAAAAGCCCGCCCCTTCTTCGGAGACCCCCCTGCACCCCTTCCTCCAAGTTGCCGTCTCCAGCTCAGCCCACTCCTCCGAGGAGTTCCACACAGCCAACCACAGTCTTGAGCAGGAGGTGGCCCGTGTCGCCGgcagagaggaggaggacgaagaggatgatgatgaggaggaggatgatgatgatgacgcaCACTCGAGTCCCAATTTTGACGGATCACAGGAGACAAAAG GTCAGAAAAGGGTGACGGACAGTCAGTGTACAGTCAGCCCCTCGGCCAAGAAACAAAAACGAAACCACAAGCGAGTCAACACGCCCGCCAAGGTGGACAACAAGAACGGCACAG GCCACAGCAGCGACAGCGAGGACCAGTCCCGTCTTTCGTCTCTGTCCAAGCCCAACAAGTCTCCCACGCCGCACACCAAAGACACCAAACACAGCTCCGCATCGCCGCATCGCACGTATAAGTGGACCTTCCAACTCG GCGAGCTGGATAGCATGACAAGCAGCGAGAGGATCTCCTTCCTGCAGGAGAAGCTGCAGGAGCTCAGGAAGTACTACATGAGCCTCAAGTCTGAGGTGGCGTCCATCGACAGACGCAGGAAGAGGTTAAAAAAGAAGGAACGAGAAG TGTCGGTGTCCAACACAACAGCATCCACCTCGTCAGGCTCCTCAGACACAGGAATGAGCCCGTCGTCTGCCTCGCCCACTCAGAACACTGTGGCTGTGGAGTGCAGGTGA
- the LOC131140417 gene encoding AT-rich interactive domain-containing protein 4A-like isoform X3 produces the protein MKAADEPAYLTVGTDVSAKYRGAFCEAKIKTVKRLVKVKVTLKGESASQVVHDDQVKGPLRVGSTVEVKTNEGLCSEAVIGKLTDASLYTVVFDDGDEKTLRRTSLCLKGERHFAESETLDQLPLTNPEHFGTPVIGKKSNRGGRRASQALADEENESSSSEDDEEDRRRLNDELLGKVCSIKADSEPGSWFLALVVSPSCHDELVVKKDQCLVRSFSDCKFHTVARRHVHPLNSININKSELSNTHGFGAAQMFARRREIPDVWKMDMSQILDSSSSDDDGDHEQQKESEDDELDEEKRKKLIKEEQPEEEPDPEERDHFLQQLYKFMEDRGTPINKPPVLGYKDLNLFKLFRLVYQHGGCRKIESGTVWKQVYMDLGIPVLNSAASYNVKTAYKKYLYGFEEYCRSACITFRTVHHNNPRSPKAQSIPRPTRPEVGVATPKEEPPEDKDVQAESESESDKEELKERQTSPRGRRRCGGVATKMDMPVRPDKAAEENSDEPREARRRSNRHLDESERGSDEDDEEEDGEDEDDDDDEEELDEEEENELERRRAHRSEDDDDDNGDSVTGTKVRVKYGRGKTQKIYEAHIKKTDMDNGEHFYLVHYYGWNVRYDEWVKADRIIWPSEKGARKRTRKKNKEEPDEDKAIVPPAMKPMGAKRGRPQIRTTPTSAARRKTPSNEGRTNGKGVRTEPSMANGDNVSRGRRTRRASGMYDSDPASNEDSGNSSVDSESEEPPDKKPSPWQGRPINAGHHEGEQEPEVKEEEMSEPPVTLPCPSMLQEDPPKVVSQPEGVEQPPQEAVPPNEHMSVAQEVVSKAPSATQEVPVHLSPKLEKPPEASPPPPEDAEVEDVKSCPLSPPRLKVHRVNADTPPRISLCTSSPAPLSPTMAHTPPRSILKRPDEPMVVLHCLPTQHLPTEPPAAADSDTDSASEEEEEEEEDKKLGPDRKQEEVTPASPKTSATPPKMTTGITPKFLPSPLRGNEAGKSDQVVTKEEEEDRQVGTPPRSPHALVPAPSEEPQMDPEALVCHEVDLDDPDEKEKPAPSSETPLHPFLQVAVSSSAHSSEEFHTANHSLEQEVARVAGREEEDEEDDDEEEDDDDDAHSSPNFDGSQETKGQKRVTDSQCTVSPSAKKQKRNHKRVNTPAKVDNKNGTGHSSDSEDQSRLSSLSKPNKSPTPHTKDTKHSSASPHRTYKWTFQLGELDSMTSSERISFLQEKLQELRKYYMSLKSEVASIDRRRKRLKKKEREVSVSNTTASTSSGSSDTGMSPSSASPTQNTVAVECR, from the exons ATGAAG gcAGCAGACGAGCCTGCCTACCTGACAGTGGGGACAGACGTAAGCGCCAAATACAGAGGGGCCTTCTGCGAGGCGAAGATCAAAACGGTGAAGAGACTGGTGAAGGTCAAG GTGACTCTGAAAGGTGAGAGCGCCAGTCAGGTGGTCCATGATGACCAGGTCAAAGGGCCACTGAGG GTGGGATCCACGGTGGAGGTGAAGACCAACGAGGGTTTATGTAGCGAGGCTGTCATCGGTAAGCTGACAGATGCCAGCCTCTACACTGTTG TGTTTGACGATGGCGACGAGAAGACACTGCGTCGTACGTCTTTGTGTCTGAAGGGCGAACGACACTTTGCAGAGAGCGAG ACTTTGGACCAGTTACCGCTCACCAACCCGGAACACTTCGGCACTCCGGTCATTGGAAAGAAGTCCAATCGCGGCGGACGGCGAGCCTCACAGGCTCT GGCCGACGAGGAGAATGAGTCTTCGTCCAGCGAAGATGACGAGGAGGACCGCAGGAGGCTGAACGATGAGCTCTTGGGCAAAGTTTGCAGCATCAAAGCGGACAGCGAGCCTGGCTCCTGGTTCCTGGCTCTG GTCGTGTCTCCCAGCTGCCACGATGAGCTGGTCGTGAAGAAGGATCAGTGCCTGGTCAGGTCTTTCAGTGACTGCAAGTT TCACACGGTGGCCAGGAGACACGTGCACCCCCTAAATTCCATCAACATCAACAAGTCTGAGCTTTCCAACACACACG GCTTTGGCGCTGCCCAGATGTTTGCCAGACGCAGGGAGATTCCTGACGTTTGGAAAATGGACATGAGTCAAATATTGGACTCATCCTCCAGTGACGATGATGGTGACCACGAACAGCAAAAAGAGAGTGAAGACGACGAGTTGGACGaagagaagaggaagaagctCATCAAGGAAGAG CAGCCAGAGGAGGAGCCAGATCCAGAGGAGCGGGATCACTTCCTGCAACAGCTCTACAAGTTCATGGAGGACAGAG GGACGCCCATCAACAAGCCTCCGGTTTTGGGTTATAAGGATTTGAACCTGTTCAAGCTTTTCCGTCTGGTGTATCAACATGGAGGCTGCCGCAAG atTGAGAGTGGCACGGTATGGAAGCAGGTCTACATGGATTTGGGCATTCCTGTCCTCAACTCTGCTGCATCCTACAACGTGAAGACTGCCTACAAGAA GTACCTGTACGGCTTTGAGGAGTATTGCCGCTCCGCCTGCATCACCTTCAGGACTGTCCATCATAACAACCCCCGCTCCCCCAAAGCGCAGTCCATTCCCAGGCCGACGAGGCCCGAGGTCGGTGTGGCCACACCGAAGGAAGAACCTCCGGAAGACAAGGACGTGCAGGCGGAGTCAGAGAGTGAAAGTGATAAGGAGGAGCTGAAGGAGAGACAGACGTCGCCGAGG GGGAGGCGGCGATGCGGCGGCGTGGCGACCAAGATGGACATGCCCGTCAGACCCGACAAGGCAGCTGAGGAAAACAGCGATGAGCCCAGGGAAGCCAGAAGGCGCAGCAACCGCCACCTAGATGAGTCTGAGAGGGGCTCAGATGAGGATGACGAAGAGGAGGATGGagaggatgaagatgatgacgacgacgaggaggagttggacgaggaagaggagaatGAGCTCGAGAGGAGGCGGGCACACAG AAGtgaggacgacgacgacgacaatGGCGACTCTGTGACGGGGACGAAGGTGAGGGTGAAGTACGGCCGAGGAAAAACCCAGAAGATCTACGAGGCTCACATCAAGAAGACCGACATGGACAACGGCGAGCACTTCTACTTGGTGCACTACTACGGCTGGAACGTCAG GTATGACGAATGGGTGAAGGCCGACCGCATCATCTGGCCTTCGGAGAAAGGAGCAAGAAAGAGAACCCGGAAGAAG AACAAAGAGGAGCCAGACGAGGACAAGGCGATCGTTCCGCCGGCTATGAAACCCATGGGAGCCAAGCGAGGTCGTCCTCAAATCAGGACTACGCCCACCAGCGCAGCCAGACGCAAGACGCCAAGTAATGAGGGGCGCACCAACGGAAAGGGCGTCCGGACGGAGCCCAGCATGGCCAACGGAGACA ATGTGTCCCGCGGCCGGAGGACCAGGAGGGCGTCTGGTATGTACGATTCAGACCCCGCGTCCAACG AGGATTCTGGGAACTCCTCGGTGGACAGCGAATCGGAGGAGCCGCCGGACAAAAAGCCGTCTCCATGGCAAGGGAGGCCCATCAATGCTGGCCATCACGAGGGGGAGCAGGAGCCTGaggtgaaggaggaggagatgagtGAGCCTCCCGTCACGCTGCCATGTCCCAGCATGCTTCAAGAAGATCCCCCAAAAGTCGTGAGCCAACCTGAAGGGGTGgagcagccaccacaggaagccgTCCCACCGAATGAACACATGTCTGTGGCCCAGGAAGTTGTCTCCAAGGCTCCGTCGGCCACACAGGAAGTGCCTGTCCACTTGTCCCCTAAGCTTGAGAAGCCTCCGGAGGCATCCCCTCCCCCACCGGAGGACGCGGAGGTGGAAGACGTCAAGAGTTGTCCCTTGTCGCCCCCGAGACTCAAAGTACACAGGGTCAATGCTGACACGCCTCCTAGAATCTCCCTGTGCACCTCCAGCCCTGCTCCTCTCTCCCCCACGATGGCACATACTCCGCCTCGCAGCATCCTGAAGAGACCCGATGAGCCCATGGTGGTCCTGCACTGCCTCCCCACGCAGCACCTCCCCACAGAGCCTCCCGCCGCCGCAGACTCCGACACAGACTCTGCCagcgaggaggaagaagaagaggaggaagacaaGAAGCTGGGTCCTgacagaaagcaggaagaggtCACGCCTGCCTCCCCCAAAACTTCTGCAACCCCACCCAAGATGACCACTGGAATTACTCCCAAATTCCTCCCTTCGCCGCTCCGCGGTAATGAGGCAGGCAAAAGCGACCAAGTGGTGacgaaagaggaggaggaggatagaCAAGTCGGAACACCTCCGCGCTCTCCTCATGCCCTCGTCCCCGCCCCCAGTGAGGAGCCACAGATGGATCCCGAGGCGCTGGTTTGTCACGAAGTGGACTTGGACGACCCGGATGAGAAGGAAAAGCCCGCCCCTTCTTCGGAGACCCCCCTGCACCCCTTCCTCCAAGTTGCCGTCTCCAGCTCAGCCCACTCCTCCGAGGAGTTCCACACAGCCAACCACAGTCTTGAGCAGGAGGTGGCCCGTGTCGCCGgcagagaggaggaggacgaagaggatgatgatgaggaggaggatgatgatgatgacgcaCACTCGAGTCCCAATTTTGACGGATCACAGGAGACAAAAG GTCAGAAAAGGGTGACGGACAGTCAGTGTACAGTCAGCCCCTCGGCCAAGAAACAAAAACGAAACCACAAGCGAGTCAACACGCCCGCCAAGGTGGACAACAAGAACGGCACAG GCCACAGCAGCGACAGCGAGGACCAGTCCCGTCTTTCGTCTCTGTCCAAGCCCAACAAGTCTCCCACGCCGCACACCAAAGACACCAAACACAGCTCCGCATCGCCGCATCGCACGTATAAGTGGACCTTCCAACTCG GCGAGCTGGATAGCATGACAAGCAGCGAGAGGATCTCCTTCCTGCAGGAGAAGCTGCAGGAGCTCAGGAAGTACTACATGAGCCTCAAGTCTGAGGTGGCGTCCATCGACAGACGCAGGAAGAGGTTAAAAAAGAAGGAACGAGAAG TGTCGGTGTCCAACACAACAGCATCCACCTCGTCAGGCTCCTCAGACACAGGAATGAGCCCGTCGTCTGCCTCGCCCACTCAGAACACTGTGGCTGTGGAGTGCAGGTGA